A genomic stretch from Enterobacter dykesii includes:
- the urtD gene encoding urea ABC transporter ATP-binding protein UrtD — protein MQPAEGLFTRQLPGDRYREQTDPVLQLEAINVNFDGFQALTDLSLNIGVGELRCVIGPNGAGKTTLMDVITGKTRPKSGRAIYDQSIDLTALEPAAIARQGIGRKFQKPTVFEALTVWENLEIAMKTDKSVWASLRAKLNGEQRDRIDEMLVLLRLSSERDRRAGLLSHGQKQFLEIGMLLVQDPHLLLLDEPAAGMTDAETEYTAELFKTLAGKHSLMVVEHDMGFVETIADHVTVLHQGRVLAEGSLREVQANEQVIEVYLGR, from the coding sequence ATGCAGCCAGCCGAAGGGTTATTCACCCGCCAGTTGCCGGGCGATCGTTACCGTGAACAGACCGACCCGGTTCTTCAGCTTGAGGCCATTAACGTCAATTTTGACGGGTTTCAGGCCCTGACCGATCTCTCGCTGAATATCGGCGTGGGCGAGCTGCGCTGCGTGATTGGCCCCAACGGCGCCGGTAAAACCACGCTGATGGACGTTATTACAGGCAAAACGCGGCCAAAGAGCGGCAGGGCGATTTACGATCAGTCTATCGACCTGACCGCGCTGGAGCCTGCGGCCATTGCCCGCCAGGGGATCGGGCGTAAATTCCAGAAGCCCACGGTCTTTGAAGCGCTGACCGTGTGGGAAAATCTCGAAATCGCAATGAAAACCGATAAATCCGTCTGGGCGAGCCTGCGGGCGAAACTCAACGGCGAGCAGCGCGACCGCATTGATGAGATGCTGGTTTTGCTGCGCCTCAGCAGCGAGCGCGACCGCCGCGCCGGGCTGCTTTCTCACGGGCAAAAACAGTTTCTGGAAATCGGTATGCTGCTGGTGCAGGACCCGCATCTGCTGCTGTTGGATGAACCGGCCGCTGGGATGACCGACGCGGAAACGGAATACACCGCCGAGCTGTTCAAAACGCTGGCGGGTAAGCACTCCCTGATGGTGGTGGAGCACGATATGGGCTTTGTTGAGACTATCGCCGACCACGTCACGGTGCTGCATCAGGGACGCGTGCTGGCGGAAGGTTCGCTTCGCGAGGTGCAGGCCAACGAGCAGGTGATTGAGGTCTATCTCGGGCGCTGA
- the urtE gene encoding urea ABC transporter ATP-binding subunit UrtE, whose product MLQVNELNQYYGGSHILRGVSFEAVTGEVTCLLGRNGVGKTTLLKCLMGLIPAKTGEVIWQGKKITHSRPHQRVQSGVAYVPQGREIFPRLTVEENLLLGLSRFSAREAKQVPDEIWQLFPVLKEMKHRRGGDLSGGQQQQLAIGRALASRPQLLILDEPTEGIQPSVIKEIGHVIRTLANRGDMAILLVEQFYDFAAELADSYLLMSRGSIIQRGRGENMEQEGVRGLVAI is encoded by the coding sequence ATGTTACAGGTTAACGAACTGAATCAGTATTACGGCGGCAGCCATATCCTGCGCGGCGTGAGTTTTGAGGCCGTCACCGGAGAGGTCACCTGCCTGCTGGGGCGCAACGGCGTCGGGAAAACCACGCTGCTGAAGTGTCTGATGGGGCTGATCCCGGCTAAAACCGGGGAGGTCATCTGGCAGGGTAAAAAGATCACCCACAGCAGGCCGCACCAGCGGGTGCAGTCTGGCGTAGCGTACGTCCCGCAGGGCCGCGAGATTTTCCCGCGCCTGACCGTGGAAGAGAACCTTCTGCTCGGGCTGTCGCGTTTTTCCGCCCGCGAGGCGAAGCAGGTTCCGGATGAGATCTGGCAGCTGTTTCCGGTGCTCAAAGAGATGAAGCATCGCCGCGGGGGCGATCTCTCCGGTGGACAGCAGCAGCAGCTGGCGATTGGTCGCGCGCTGGCGAGCCGTCCGCAGCTGTTGATTCTGGATGAGCCGACGGAAGGCATACAGCCGTCCGTCATTAAAGAGATCGGCCATGTGATCCGCACTCTGGCGAACAGAGGCGACATGGCGATCCTGCTGGTGGAGCAGTTTTACGATTTTGCCGCCGAGCTGGCCGACAGCTATCTGCTGATGTCGCGCGGCTCCATCATTCAGCGCGGGCGGGGTGAAAACATGGAGCAGGAGGGCGTACGCGGCCTGGTTGCGATCTGA
- the zinT gene encoding metal-binding protein ZinT, producing MAAHIGKFAMTLGALLVSGQLFAHSHGHQMTEAEQKAANGVFEDKDVKDRQLSDWDGTWQSVYPFLLDGSLDPVFKQKAQKDKSKSFDEVKAYYRTGYATDVDAIGIENNVMEFHKGKTVSRCQYDYSGYKILTYASGKKGVRYLFECKDAGSKAPKFVQFSDHTIAPKASSHFHIFMGNTSHEALLKEMDNWPTYYPNEMYKEQVVEEMLHH from the coding sequence TTGGCTGCACATATTGGGAAATTTGCCATGACTCTGGGGGCGCTGCTGGTCAGCGGCCAGCTGTTTGCACACTCGCACGGCCACCAGATGACCGAAGCGGAACAGAAAGCGGCGAACGGCGTGTTTGAGGATAAAGACGTCAAGGACAGGCAGCTGTCTGACTGGGACGGAACCTGGCAGTCGGTCTATCCGTTCCTGTTGGATGGCTCGCTGGATCCGGTCTTTAAGCAGAAGGCCCAGAAGGATAAAAGTAAATCCTTTGACGAGGTGAAAGCGTACTACCGCACGGGTTATGCGACGGACGTGGATGCCATCGGCATCGAAAATAACGTGATGGAATTTCATAAAGGCAAAACGGTTAGCCGCTGTCAGTATGATTACAGCGGTTATAAAATACTGACCTACGCATCGGGCAAAAAAGGCGTTCGCTATCTGTTTGAATGTAAGGATGCCGGCAGCAAGGCGCCGAAGTTTGTTCAGTTCAGCGACCACACCATCGCCCCGAAGGCCTCTTCGCACTTCCACATTTTTATGGGCAACACCTCCCACGAGGCGCTGCTGAAAGAGATGGATAACTGGCCGACCTATTATCCAAATGAGATGTACAAAGAGCAGGTGGTAGAGGAAATGCTGCACCACTGA
- the ydeE gene encoding efflux MFS transporter YdeE — protein MKPSLRRSTAALLASSLLLTIGRGATLPFMTIYLTRVYSMSVENIGYALTIALTIGVVFSLGFGILADKFDKKRYMLIAIVAFIAGFVAIPLVDNVTLVVLFFALINCAYSVFSTVLKAWFSDVLTASQKARVFSLNYSFLNIGWTIGPPIGTLLVMYSLQLPFWLAAFCAALPLGFIHFFVQKSVALDTAEEKMPWQPSVLLKDRALFWYTLSGLLASYVGGSFATCISQYVLAAHADSNFAEKVVAVVLPVNAAVVVTLQYALGRKISASNIRPLMTLATLFFIVGLGGFMLSGENLVYWGIAAAIFTLGEIIYAPGEYMLIDNIAPPGMKASYFSAQALGWLGAAANPMITGIILTNLPHWSLFVIMMVAIVIAWLMILRGMSVKAWCESPKVA, from the coding sequence ATGAAACCATCTCTCAGGCGCTCAACCGCAGCGCTGCTGGCGTCGTCATTGTTATTAACCATCGGTCGGGGGGCAACGCTGCCGTTCATGACCATTTATCTCACGCGCGTCTACAGCATGAGCGTCGAGAATATTGGTTATGCCCTGACGATTGCGCTGACTATCGGCGTGGTGTTCAGCCTGGGATTTGGCATTCTTGCCGATAAGTTTGATAAAAAGCGCTACATGCTGATCGCGATCGTGGCCTTTATCGCCGGTTTTGTCGCGATCCCGCTGGTGGATAACGTCACGCTGGTGGTGCTGTTCTTTGCGCTGATCAACTGCGCCTATTCCGTCTTTTCGACGGTGCTGAAGGCCTGGTTCTCCGACGTGCTTACCGCAAGCCAGAAAGCGCGCGTCTTCTCGCTTAACTACAGCTTCCTGAACATTGGCTGGACGATCGGGCCGCCGATTGGCACCCTGCTGGTGATGTACAGCCTGCAACTGCCGTTCTGGCTGGCGGCCTTCTGCGCCGCGCTGCCGCTCGGATTCATCCATTTCTTCGTGCAGAAAAGCGTTGCGCTGGATACCGCCGAGGAGAAGATGCCCTGGCAGCCGTCGGTGCTGCTGAAAGACCGCGCGCTGTTCTGGTATACGCTCTCTGGCCTGCTCGCGTCATACGTCGGCGGATCGTTCGCGACCTGCATTTCGCAATACGTTCTGGCCGCGCATGCAGACAGTAATTTCGCCGAAAAGGTGGTCGCCGTAGTATTGCCCGTCAACGCCGCCGTGGTGGTGACGCTGCAATATGCGCTGGGCCGCAAGATCTCTGCCAGCAATATTCGCCCGCTGATGACCCTCGCCACCCTGTTTTTTATCGTGGGACTGGGTGGCTTTATGCTCTCCGGGGAAAACCTGGTTTACTGGGGCATCGCTGCCGCCATCTTTACCCTGGGTGAGATTATCTATGCACCGGGCGAATACATGTTGATCGACAACATTGCCCCGCCGGGGATGAAGGCGAGCTATTTCTCCGCTCAGGCGCTGGGCTGGCTCGGCGCGGCGGCAAACCCGATGATCACCGGTATTATTCTGACCAACCTGCCGCACTGGTCGTTATTTGTCATCATGATGGTCGCCATCGTCATTGCGTGGCTGATGATTTTGCGTGGGATGAGCGTGAAGGCGTGGTGCGAGTCACCGAAGGTGGCGTAG
- the eamA gene encoding O-acetylserine/cysteine exporter: MTRKDGLLALLVVVVWGLNFVVIKLGLHNMPPLMLAGLRFLLVAFPALFFVARPKIPLKLLLGYGLTISFGQFAFLFCAIKFGMPAGLASLVLQAQAFFTIILGAFVFGERLQGKQLAGITLAVFGVLVLIEASLNGQHVALLGFMLTLAAGLSWACGNIFNKLIMQHEARPQVMSLVVWSALIPIIPFMVASFILDGPDVMLNSLVEIDLTTILSLVYLAFVATIVGYGIWGSLLGRYETWRVAPLSLLVPVVGLASAALLLDETLSALQLFGAVLIMAGLYINVFGLRVRRATRVSEKA; this comes from the coding sequence ATGACGCGTAAAGACGGGCTGCTGGCGTTGCTGGTGGTCGTAGTATGGGGACTCAATTTTGTGGTCATCAAGCTGGGGTTGCACAACATGCCGCCGCTGATGCTGGCCGGTTTGCGTTTTTTGCTGGTCGCCTTCCCGGCGCTCTTTTTCGTCGCCCGTCCGAAGATCCCGCTAAAGCTGCTGCTGGGCTATGGCCTGACCATCAGCTTTGGCCAGTTCGCCTTTCTCTTTTGCGCCATCAAGTTCGGGATGCCGGCCGGTCTTGCCTCGCTGGTGCTGCAGGCGCAGGCGTTCTTTACCATTATTCTCGGCGCCTTCGTGTTTGGCGAACGATTACAGGGCAAACAGCTGGCGGGCATTACGCTGGCGGTGTTTGGCGTTCTGGTGCTCATTGAAGCCAGCCTGAATGGTCAGCATGTGGCACTGCTCGGCTTTATGCTGACGCTGGCGGCGGGACTGAGCTGGGCCTGCGGGAATATCTTCAACAAGCTGATTATGCAGCACGAGGCGCGCCCGCAGGTGATGTCTCTGGTGGTCTGGAGCGCGCTGATCCCGATAATCCCATTTATGGTGGCGTCGTTTATTCTTGATGGTCCAGATGTGATGCTGAACAGCCTGGTTGAGATCGACCTGACCACGATCCTTTCTCTTGTCTATCTGGCCTTTGTCGCTACCATTGTGGGCTACGGGATTTGGGGATCGCTGCTGGGGCGTTATGAAACCTGGCGCGTGGCGCCGTTATCCCTGCTCGTGCCGGTGGTGGGGCTTGCCAGTGCGGCACTCTTGCTGGATGAAACGCTGAGCGCGCTGCAGCTGTTTGGCGCCGTGCTGATCATGGCCGGGCTGTACATTAACGTGTTTGGTCTGCGGGTTCGTCGGGCGACGCGGGTAAGCGAAAAGGCATAA
- the marB gene encoding multiple antibiotic resistance protein MarB, which yields MKVTASAALALLVLFSSQTFAEQTPRATQQNNPDTMILPSAHDQSPYDFNHMGAGSDKSDELGVPYYNQHGL from the coding sequence ATGAAAGTTACCGCCTCCGCCGCCCTCGCCTTGCTGGTGCTCTTCTCCAGCCAGACCTTCGCGGAGCAAACCCCTCGTGCAACGCAGCAAAATAATCCTGATACGATGATTTTGCCGTCAGCACATGACCAGTCGCCTTATGATTTCAACCATATGGGTGCTGGTAGCGACAAATCCGACGAATTAGGCGTGCCTTATTATAATCAGCACGGCCTCTGA
- the marA gene encoding MDR efflux pump AcrAB transcriptional activator MarA has protein sequence MSRRNTDAITIHSILDWIEDNLESPLSLEKVSERSGYSKWHLQRMFKKETGHSLGQYIRSRKLTEIAQKLKESNEPILYLAERYGFESQQTLTRTFKNYFDVPPHKYRITSVPGESRYLYPLKHCS, from the coding sequence ATGTCCAGACGCAATACTGACGCTATCACCATTCATAGCATTTTGGACTGGATCGAAGATAACCTGGAATCGCCGCTCTCCCTTGAAAAAGTGTCAGAGCGTTCAGGTTACTCCAAATGGCACCTGCAACGGATGTTCAAAAAAGAGACCGGTCATTCATTAGGTCAATACATTCGCAGCCGCAAGCTGACGGAAATTGCCCAGAAACTGAAAGAAAGCAATGAGCCGATCCTTTATCTGGCGGAGCGTTACGGATTTGAATCGCAACAAACCCTGACGCGTACCTTCAAGAACTATTTTGACGTGCCGCCTCATAAGTACCGAATCACCAGCGTGCCGGGCGAATCCCGATACCTGTATCCGTTAAAACACTGTAGTTAA